A single window of Pseudomonadota bacterium DNA harbors:
- a CDS encoding DUF3362 domain-containing protein, producing the protein MFHMRCMSEEANKVCRRVSCLHPVRCKHYGTDHQPYKDLLREVRTLPGIKRVFVNSGLRYDLAALDEDFVEEIAAHHVSGTLTTAPEHISEQSLHYMRKPSITHFARFMERFRAASADAGKKQLIVPYFQCAHPGTGPTEAIELAQYMKRNGLVCRQVQVFMPTPGTISTAMYVSGHDPYTKQPVYVARGHKERARQRSLMFYWKREEWPAIREALIAWNRRDLIGHGLDCLVPPGPAQGSWVRGGRPVEPTVGAMGMKVERATREELAEERWEGHAGANA; encoded by the coding sequence ATGTTCCACATGCGCTGCATGTCGGAGGAGGCGAACAAGGTGTGCCGTCGCGTGAGCTGCCTGCACCCGGTGCGCTGCAAGCACTACGGAACGGATCACCAGCCCTACAAGGACCTGCTGCGCGAGGTGCGGACGCTGCCCGGCATCAAGCGGGTCTTCGTGAATTCGGGGCTCCGCTACGATCTCGCGGCGTTGGACGAGGACTTCGTCGAGGAGATCGCGGCCCACCACGTGAGCGGAACCCTCACCACGGCGCCGGAGCACATCTCCGAGCAATCGCTCCACTACATGCGGAAGCCCTCGATCACGCACTTCGCGCGCTTCATGGAGCGCTTCCGCGCGGCGAGCGCGGACGCTGGCAAGAAGCAGCTCATCGTGCCGTACTTCCAGTGCGCCCACCCGGGCACCGGCCCCACCGAGGCGATCGAGCTCGCCCAGTACATGAAGCGCAACGGACTCGTGTGCCGGCAGGTGCAGGTGTTCATGCCCACGCCGGGCACGATCAGCACGGCGATGTACGTTAGCGGCCACGACCCCTACACGAAGCAGCCGGTGTACGTCGCGCGCGGGCACAAGGAGCGGGCGCGGCAGCGAAGCCTGATGTTCTACTGGAAGCGCGAGGAGTGGCCCGCGATCCGGGAGGCGCTCATCGCGTGGAACCGCCGCGACCTGATCGGTCACGGGCTGGACTGTCTGGTCCCGCCTGGCCCTGCGCAGGGGTCGTGGGTGCGCGGGGGACGACCGGTCGAGCCCACCGTGGGCGCGATGGGCATGAAGGTGGAGCGCGCCACGCGCGAGGAGCTGGCCGAGGAGCGGTGGGAGGGCCACGCGGGCGCGAACGCGTGA